The DNA window CCCCGACCACGCGATCCTGCTCGGCGTCCGTGAGCTCCGGGAAGATCGGCAGCGACAGCACTTCGCCGCTGGCCTTCTCGGACTCTGGTAGGGCTCCCTGGGCAAGGCCGAGCGAGGCGTGGATGGGCAGCAGATGCAGCGGATACGGGTAGTAGACCTGCGTCTCGATCCCCGCCTCCTTCATCGCGGCGGCGATCTGCTCGCGCCGCGGGACCCTGATCGTGTACTGGTGGAAGACGGGCACCGTGTCGGGCAGCGTGCCTGGCACGACTACTTCCGGCACGTCGGCCAGCAAGTGGTCGTAGCGGCGGGCGATCTCCAGGCGCCGGGCGTTCCACGCCGGCAGGTGCGGCAGCTTCACCCGCAGGATAGCCGCCTGGATCTCGTCGAGCCGCGAATTGACGCCGATGACCTCCTGGTAGTACTTGCGCTTCCAGCCGTGGCTGCGCAGCATCCGGAGGCGATCGCCAAGGGCCGGGTCGGCGGTCGTGCACATCCCGCCGTCGCCGGCGGCACCGAGGTTCTTCGACGGGAAGAAGCTGAAGCAGCCGATGGTGCCCAGGGTGCCGGTGTGCCGCCCGTGCCAGGTCGCGCCGGTGGACTGGGCGCAGTCCTCGACCACGGCGATGCCGCGCTCGGCCGCCATCGCGAGGATCGGCTCCATGTCTGCCGGCTGACCGAACAGGTGCACGGGGATGATCGCCCTGGTGCGGGGCGTGACGGCGGCTCGCACCGCGCCAGGCGAAAGGTTGTATGTCGCCGGATCGATGTCCACCAGCACGGGGGTAGCGCCCAGGATGCCGATGGCCTCGCTGGTGGCGGCAAACGTGAATGCCGTCGTGATCACCTCGTCGCCCGGCCCGATCTCGAGGGCGCGGAGCGCCAGGTGCAGCGCGTCGGTGCCCGAGTTCATCGCGACCGCATGCGGCGTGCCCAGAAATACGGCGATCTCTTGCTCGAACTGCCTGGCGGTGGGTCCCATGATGTAATGGCCGCTCTCGAGGACCTTGGCCACCGCGGCGTCGATCTCGGGTTTGAGCGCCTGGTACTGCCGCTTGAGATCGCAGACCTGCAACCAGGATGCATCAGCCATTTGCCACCTCCAGGCGGTCGCCGCTCAGGCGATAGCGCGCGTGACACTCCGGGCACGCGAGGAAGTCCCCTGCAGCCTCCAGGCGCACGCCACACCTGCAGGCCCAGGCGCGAATGCGGGCGGGATTGCCATAGACGATGGCGTGGGCCGGCACGTCGCGGGTGACGACCGCTCCGGCGCCCACGAAGGCATACTCGCCGATCGAGTTGCCGCACACGACGGTGCAGTTGGCGCCCAGCGAAGCCCCGCGCTTGACCAGGGTCGGCAGGTAGTCCTTGGCCGGGTCGTTCCGCTTGACGTGGGAGCGGGGCGTGGCGACGTTCGTGAAAACCATCGACGGGCCGCAGAAGACGTCGTCTTCGAGGATCACGCCCGTGTAGACCGAGACGTTGTTCTGGATCTTGACGTTGTCGCCGATGCGCACGCCGGGGCTCACGACGACGTTCTGGCCGATGTTGCAGCCCTCGCCGATCTCGGCACCCGACATCACGTGGCTGAAGTGCCAGATCTTCGTCCCCTTGCCGATCTGGCATGGCTCATCGACGTAGCTCGACTCGTGGACGAAATAAGGCCTGGTCGTCGGGTCAGCGGCCAACCGCCACCTCTCTCTCGGCCAGCATCGCCGCGGTGATCCGTTCGAGCGTCCGGACTACCCGGACGCCGTCCTTCCCGCTTGCGAGCGGCTCGTCACCGGTCTGGCAGCAGCGCAGGAAATCCTCGAGTTCGGCCCGCATCGGCTCGACCGGCGGCAGATCGATCCAGCGCTCCGGGTTGTCCCGGATGGCGAGGATCCCGTCGACCGGGTCGAACCCTCGATCGTAGATGCGCAGCTTCCCCTCCCCGAGGATGTCGTTGAAGACCGCCATTCGCCTGGTGCCGATCAGCATGAACTGGTGCTGCTTGATGGGGTCGATCCACGACACCTGTACCTGACCCTTGACGGCCCCGAAGTCGAGATCGGCATACACGATGTCCTCGCGTTGCGTCCCCAGGATCTTGTGGCCGACCGCTCGCACGCTTTCGGGCTCGCGCCCGACGAAGCGCAGCGTGAGCGAGAGGTCATGCGGCGCAAAGCTCCACAAGACGTTCTCCTCCGCCCGCAACTTCCCGAGGTTGAACCGGATGCACCGCAAGTGCCGGAGTTCGCCGAGTTCGCCCGCCTCGACCAGCTTATCGAGAGCCGTGACGGCTGGATGATAGTGGAGCAAGTGGCCCACCATGAGGGTCCGCTCGCGCTCGCCCGCGAGATCCACGAGCTCCTGGGCATCCTGCGAAGTGAGGGCCAAGGGCTTCTCCACGAAGACATGCTTGCCGGCCTCCAGGGCGCGGCGCGCCAGATCGAAGTGCGTGCTCACCGGAGTCGCGATCAC is part of the Candidatus Tanganyikabacteria bacterium genome and encodes:
- a CDS encoding DegT/DnrJ/EryC1/StrS family aminotransferase, yielding MADASWLQVCDLKRQYQALKPEIDAAVAKVLESGHYIMGPTARQFEQEIAVFLGTPHAVAMNSGTDALHLALRALEIGPGDEVITTAFTFAATSEAIGILGATPVLVDIDPATYNLSPGAVRAAVTPRTRAIIPVHLFGQPADMEPILAMAAERGIAVVEDCAQSTGATWHGRHTGTLGTIGCFSFFPSKNLGAAGDGGMCTTADPALGDRLRMLRSHGWKRKYYQEVIGVNSRLDEIQAAILRVKLPHLPAWNARRLEIARRYDHLLADVPEVVVPGTLPDTVPVFHQYTIRVPRREQIAAAMKEAGIETQVYYPYPLHLLPIHASLGLAQGALPESEKASGEVLSLPIFPELTDAEQDRVVGALKAALRSLRTPSPTP
- a CDS encoding N-acetyltransferase, whose product is MAADPTTRPYFVHESSYVDEPCQIGKGTKIWHFSHVMSGAEIGEGCNIGQNVVVSPGVRIGDNVKIQNNVSVYTGVILEDDVFCGPSMVFTNVATPRSHVKRNDPAKDYLPTLVKRGASLGANCTVVCGNSIGEYAFVGAGAVVTRDVPAHAIVYGNPARIRAWACRCGVRLEAAGDFLACPECHARYRLSGDRLEVANG
- a CDS encoding Gfo/Idh/MocA family oxidoreductase is translated as MIRVAAVGTGYWGPNLARNLQQLGALALVCDVVPERAAELAARLGVRSESDFGAVLADPGVDALVIATPVSTHFDLARRALEAGKHVFVEKPLALTSQDAQELVDLAGERERTLMVGHLLHYHPAVTALDKLVEAGELGELRHLRCIRFNLGKLRAEENVLWSFAPHDLSLTLRFVGREPESVRAVGHKILGTQREDIVYADLDFGAVKGQVQVSWIDPIKQHQFMLIGTRRMAVFNDILGEGKLRIYDRGFDPVDGILAIRDNPERWIDLPPVEPMRAELEDFLRCCQTGDEPLASGKDGVRVVRTLERITAAMLAEREVAVGR